In Halomarina salina, one DNA window encodes the following:
- a CDS encoding CTP-dependent riboflavin kinase, with product MAESTLAVGADARETLKVLALAGALDGRATVSCAGLADRLDVSTQTVSRRLRDLDEAGLVDREMVSDGQHVTTTEAGRRVLEREYADYRRLFESDRGVDLHGTVTGGMGEGRHYISLPGYKEQFVERLGYEPFPGTLNVDLDAESTRARAALDGLEPVRIDGWEDDERTYGPAFCWPATIALDGDESTDGGYDEAHVVAPERTHHGQDKVELIAPDRLRDELGLDDGEGVTVHVEGE from the coding sequence ATGGCAGAATCGACGCTCGCGGTCGGGGCCGACGCCCGCGAGACGCTGAAGGTACTCGCCCTCGCCGGGGCGCTCGACGGTCGCGCGACGGTGTCGTGCGCCGGCCTCGCCGACCGCCTCGACGTCTCGACCCAGACCGTCTCCCGTCGCCTCCGCGACCTGGACGAGGCGGGACTGGTCGACCGCGAGATGGTCTCGGACGGCCAGCACGTCACGACCACCGAGGCGGGCCGACGCGTCCTCGAACGCGAGTACGCCGACTACCGCCGCCTGTTCGAGTCCGACCGCGGCGTCGACCTCCACGGCACCGTCACGGGCGGGATGGGCGAGGGACGCCACTACATCTCGCTGCCGGGCTACAAGGAGCAGTTCGTCGAGCGACTGGGCTACGAACCGTTCCCCGGCACGTTGAACGTCGACCTCGACGCCGAGAGCACCCGCGCTCGCGCCGCGCTCGACGGTCTCGAACCGGTCCGCATCGACGGCTGGGAGGACGACGAGCGCACCTACGGCCCGGCGTTCTGCTGGCCCGCGACCATCGCGCTCGACGGCGACGAGTCGACCGACGGGGGCTACGACGAGGCCCACGTCGTCGCCCCCGAACGCACGCACCACGGGCAGGACAAGGTCGAACTCATCGCCCCAGACCGCCTGCGCGACGAACTCGGCCTCGACGACGGAGAGGGGGTCACCGTCCACGTGGAGGGCGAGTAG
- the argS gene encoding arginine--tRNA ligase: protein MFLPFRDEVTTALTAALDGLGYGTEDLGIEQPPEGMASVLASSVAFRLASEAGAPPPQVAAELADELDLSDADYVGRCETQGPYLNFYPSEDYFSGTLGSAQTDTFGRLESTGDRVVVEHTSANPTGPVHVGRARNPIVGDAVANLLEYAGNSVERHYYVNDAGRQMAVFTWAYETFDESELPEPERDRIEYDLVRYYRKGNQYLEEADAADVAEAETEIEAILQGLEEGDEETFERVTEVVDQVLSGMRECLLRLPAEFDEFVRETRFMRDGSTDEVVARLKEFDEAVYEEDAWQLDLSEHGIEKNLVFLRSDGTSLYTTRDLAHHEWKFENYDRAVTVLGEDHKLQADQLRTTLDLLGNDTSDLESVIYSYVNLPEGKMSTRAGTGVDLDDLLDEAVDRARDEVTDRLDTRIRDDDLDEDDVERIAHQVGIGAVRYDIVSKQPTKAITFEWDRALDFEAQSAPYVQYVHARTCGILNEAAAAGIDPNPDVDVALLDAPEERDLLREIARFPSVVEEAADSLEPHQVATYTREFAEAFNAFYRECSVLNAEDDAVAAGRLALVAASRHAIANALDILGVEAPESM, encoded by the coding sequence ATGTTCCTACCGTTTCGCGACGAGGTGACGACGGCGCTGACCGCCGCCCTCGACGGCCTCGGCTACGGTACCGAGGACCTCGGAATCGAACAGCCACCGGAGGGGATGGCGTCGGTGCTGGCCTCCAGCGTCGCGTTCCGACTCGCCAGCGAGGCGGGTGCGCCGCCGCCGCAGGTCGCCGCGGAACTCGCCGACGAACTCGACCTCTCGGACGCCGACTACGTCGGGCGGTGCGAGACGCAGGGGCCGTATCTCAACTTCTACCCGAGCGAGGACTACTTCTCCGGGACCCTCGGCTCGGCTCAGACCGACACGTTCGGTCGGCTCGAATCGACGGGCGACCGCGTCGTCGTCGAGCACACCTCCGCGAACCCGACCGGGCCGGTCCACGTCGGTCGGGCACGCAACCCCATCGTCGGCGACGCGGTGGCGAACCTGCTGGAGTACGCCGGCAACAGCGTCGAGCGCCACTACTACGTCAACGACGCGGGCCGACAGATGGCGGTGTTCACGTGGGCCTACGAGACGTTCGACGAGTCCGAGCTACCGGAACCGGAGCGCGACCGCATCGAGTACGACCTCGTCCGATACTACCGCAAGGGCAACCAGTACCTGGAGGAGGCCGACGCCGCGGACGTGGCCGAGGCGGAGACCGAGATCGAGGCCATCCTGCAGGGGCTGGAGGAGGGCGACGAGGAGACGTTCGAGCGGGTCACCGAGGTCGTCGACCAGGTGCTGTCGGGGATGCGCGAGTGTCTGCTCCGCCTGCCCGCCGAGTTCGACGAGTTCGTCCGCGAGACGCGGTTCATGCGCGACGGCTCGACCGACGAGGTGGTCGCCCGCCTGAAGGAGTTCGACGAGGCGGTCTACGAGGAGGACGCCTGGCAACTCGACCTCTCCGAGCACGGCATCGAGAAGAACCTCGTCTTCCTGCGCTCGGACGGCACCTCGCTGTACACGACGCGCGACCTCGCTCACCACGAGTGGAAGTTCGAGAACTACGACCGCGCCGTGACGGTGCTCGGCGAGGACCACAAGCTCCAGGCCGACCAGTTGCGCACGACGCTCGACCTGCTCGGCAACGACACCTCGGACCTGGAGTCGGTCATCTACTCGTACGTCAACCTCCCCGAGGGGAAGATGTCGACCCGCGCGGGCACCGGCGTCGACCTCGACGACCTGCTCGACGAGGCGGTCGACCGCGCCCGCGACGAGGTGACCGACCGTCTCGACACCCGCATCCGCGACGACGACCTCGACGAGGACGACGTCGAGCGCATCGCCCACCAGGTCGGCATCGGTGCCGTCCGCTACGACATCGTCTCGAAACAGCCGACGAAGGCCATCACCTTCGAGTGGGACCGCGCGCTCGACTTCGAGGCGCAGTCCGCCCCGTACGTCCAGTACGTTCACGCCCGGACCTGCGGTATCCTGAACGAGGCCGCGGCGGCCGGTATCGACCCGAACCCCGACGTCGACGTCGCACTGCTCGACGCGCCCGAAGAGCGCGACCTGCTCCGCGAAATCGCACGCTTCCCGTCGGTCGTCGAGGAGGCCGCCGACTCGCTCGAACCCCACCAGGTCGCCACGTACACCCGAGAGTTCGCCGAGGCGTTCAACGCCTTCTACCGCGAGTGCTCGGTGCTCAACGCCGAGGACGACGCGGTGGCGGCCGGTCGACTCGCGCTCGTCGCCGCCTCGCGCCACGCCATCGCGAACGCGCTCGACATCCTCGGCGTGGAAGCGCCCGAGTCGATGTGA
- a CDS encoding MinD/ParA family ATP-binding protein, with translation MGKVFAIAGGKGGVGKTTTTVNLARAFAAAGYDTVAVDADLGMANVGEALGVEHGGTVHSVLADEASVVDAVASTEYGFDVVRGTQSLDAFASADPANFRAVVGPLKQRYDVVLLDTAAGLSHEVTVPLGLADKTVLVTTPDVVAIKDAAKTGQLAKRVDGDVAGVLVTNARNDGYTRQVVSELANELLTVVPADERLVTDATVATPGSPVAQAYNELAAALLGTDHLPEPEDTYAHVAPDPPTIPAGLTPATVRIGADGTAMATTSADDESESAADAVVGTDGADETGAGDAGADAASTGAVAAGEADAERGARVDVVEESPASVIENAATEAGVDVSDADAPDGDDADTETDGDDEERRSALGRLRRLLD, from the coding sequence ATGGGGAAGGTGTTCGCTATCGCCGGCGGCAAAGGTGGCGTCGGCAAGACGACGACGACGGTGAACCTGGCGAGAGCGTTCGCCGCCGCGGGCTACGACACGGTCGCCGTCGACGCCGACCTGGGGATGGCGAACGTGGGCGAGGCGCTGGGCGTCGAGCACGGCGGGACCGTCCACTCGGTGCTCGCCGACGAGGCCAGCGTCGTCGACGCCGTCGCGTCGACGGAGTACGGCTTCGACGTCGTCCGGGGCACGCAGTCGCTCGACGCGTTCGCGTCGGCCGACCCCGCCAACTTCCGGGCGGTCGTCGGCCCGCTGAAACAGCGCTACGACGTCGTGTTGCTCGACACGGCCGCCGGACTCTCCCACGAGGTGACGGTCCCGCTCGGCCTCGCGGACAAGACGGTGCTCGTCACCACCCCCGACGTCGTCGCCATCAAGGACGCCGCCAAGACCGGCCAGCTCGCCAAACGCGTCGACGGCGACGTGGCGGGCGTCCTCGTCACCAACGCCCGCAACGACGGGTACACGAGACAGGTCGTCTCGGAACTCGCGAACGAACTGCTCACCGTCGTCCCCGCCGACGAGCGACTCGTCACCGACGCCACCGTCGCCACCCCCGGCAGTCCAGTCGCCCAGGCGTACAACGAACTCGCCGCGGCGCTGCTCGGCACCGACCACCTGCCCGAACCGGAGGACACCTACGCCCACGTCGCCCCCGACCCGCCGACGATTCCGGCGGGGCTGACGCCCGCGACGGTCCGCATCGGGGCGGACGGGACGGCGATGGCGACGACGAGCGCGGACGACGAGTCCGAGTCGGCGGCGGACGCCGTGGTCGGGACGGACGGTGCGGACGAGACGGGCGCTGGCGACGCGGGCGCAGATGCCGCGAGCACTGGAGCCGTGGCCGCTGGTGAGGCGGACGCCGAGCGAGGCGCTCGGGTCGACGTGGTGGAGGAGTCGCCAGCGAGCGTCATCGAGAACGCGGCGACGGAGGCGGGCGTCGACGTCTCGGACGCCGACGCTCCCGACGGTGACGACGCCGACACCGAGACCGACGGCGACGACGAGGAACGCAGGAGCGCGCTGGGCCGACTTCGACGGTTGCTCGACTGA
- the prf1 gene encoding peptide chain release factor aRF-1, with protein MSSPADDSSEQSDRQKYEFQKVIEELKEYSGSGTQLVTIYVPPDRMISDVVAHVTQEHSEAANIKSKDTRTAVQDALTSLKDRLRYYKSPPDNGMVLFSGAIDSGGGQTDMVTRVLENPPEPVQSFRYHCDSAFLTEPLEEMFGDKGLYGLVVLDRREATVGWLKGKRIEAVKSASSLVPGKQRKGGQSAQRFARLRLEAIDNFYQKVAGMANDLFVAQRHEMDGVLVGGPSPTKDEFLDGDYLHHELQDIVIGKVDVSYTDESGLKELVDSAEDLLAETEVMKDKQELDEFFKQLHDGDKATYGFEATRKNLVMGSVDRLLISEDLRQDVVSYTCENGHEERERIDNRKNTPDHDCSECGETVPAEEGEREDVIEHLMEIADQRGTETKFISTDFEEGEQLMNAFGGIAGILRYETGI; from the coding sequence ATGAGTAGCCCAGCGGACGACTCGTCCGAGCAGTCCGACCGCCAGAAGTACGAGTTCCAGAAGGTCATCGAGGAGCTCAAGGAGTACTCGGGATCAGGAACGCAGCTCGTCACCATCTACGTCCCGCCGGACCGCATGATTTCGGACGTCGTCGCCCACGTCACCCAGGAGCACAGCGAGGCGGCGAACATCAAGTCGAAGGACACCCGCACCGCGGTCCAGGACGCGCTCACGTCGCTCAAGGACCGGCTTCGCTACTACAAGTCGCCGCCCGACAACGGGATGGTGCTGTTCTCGGGCGCTATCGACAGCGGCGGCGGTCAGACCGACATGGTCACGCGCGTGCTGGAGAACCCACCCGAACCCGTCCAGTCGTTCCGCTACCACTGCGACTCGGCGTTCCTCACCGAACCGCTGGAGGAGATGTTCGGCGACAAGGGCCTCTACGGCCTCGTCGTCCTCGACCGCCGCGAGGCGACCGTCGGCTGGCTGAAGGGCAAGCGCATCGAGGCCGTCAAGTCCGCCTCCTCGCTCGTCCCCGGCAAGCAGCGGAAAGGTGGCCAGTCCGCACAGCGGTTCGCCCGCCTGCGCCTGGAGGCCATCGACAACTTCTACCAGAAGGTCGCCGGGATGGCCAACGACCTGTTCGTCGCTCAGCGCCACGAGATGGACGGCGTCCTCGTCGGCGGCCCCTCGCCGACGAAAGACGAGTTCCTCGACGGCGACTACCTCCACCACGAACTGCAGGACATCGTCATCGGGAAGGTCGACGTCTCGTACACCGACGAGTCGGGGCTGAAGGAGCTCGTCGACTCCGCCGAGGACCTCCTCGCCGAGACGGAGGTGATGAAGGACAAACAGGAGCTCGACGAGTTCTTCAAGCAGCTCCACGACGGCGACAAGGCGACCTACGGGTTCGAGGCCACCCGCAAGAACCTCGTCATGGGGTCGGTCGACCGCCTGCTCATCTCCGAGGACCTCCGGCAGGACGTCGTCAGCTACACCTGCGAGAACGGCCACGAGGAGCGCGAGCGCATCGACAACCGCAAGAACACCCCGGACCACGACTGTTCGGAGTGCGGCGAGACGGTCCCCGCCGAGGAGGGCGAACGCGAGGACGTCATCGAGCACCTGATGGAGATCGCCGACCAGCGCGGCACGGAGACGAAGTTCATCTCGACGGACTTCGAGGAGGGCGAACAGCTGATGAACGCGTTCGGTGGCATCGCGGGCATCCTGCGCTACGAGACCGGCATCTAA
- a CDS encoding helix-turn-helix domain-containing protein has translation MIVEFTLQQPTLLQSLGAVPSTRVVWERTDSTANDERLVLFWAESDDFEAFEAAMYDDPTVTAPRTLTTVGERRLYQVEQTGEGVAQSVYPAIVEAGGVVQRCTATHEGWWYRVVFPDNDALNHLHETCTDYDLHFHLERKYEVTDEDGHSNSVGLTEKQRTMLSHAVEQGYYEVPRETNLDRIADEQGISHQAASERLRRAVDILTRHTIMTTDEQSNRSVQTGTDDGSGQRSSGTD, from the coding sequence GTGATCGTCGAGTTCACGCTCCAGCAACCCACGCTCCTCCAGTCGCTGGGAGCGGTGCCGTCGACTCGGGTCGTCTGGGAGCGGACGGACTCGACGGCCAACGACGAGCGGTTGGTCCTGTTCTGGGCGGAGTCCGACGACTTCGAGGCGTTCGAAGCCGCGATGTACGACGACCCGACCGTCACCGCGCCGCGAACGCTCACGACGGTCGGCGAGCGGCGACTGTACCAGGTCGAACAGACCGGCGAGGGCGTCGCGCAGTCGGTCTATCCCGCCATCGTCGAGGCTGGCGGCGTCGTCCAGCGGTGTACGGCGACCCACGAGGGCTGGTGGTACCGGGTCGTGTTCCCCGACAACGACGCACTGAACCACCTCCACGAGACCTGTACGGACTACGACCTGCACTTCCACCTCGAACGGAAGTACGAGGTGACCGACGAGGACGGTCACTCGAACAGCGTCGGCCTCACCGAGAAACAGCGTACGATGCTCTCACACGCCGTCGAGCAGGGCTACTACGAGGTGCCACGTGAGACCAACCTGGACCGCATCGCCGACGAACAGGGCATCTCTCACCAGGCCGCGTCCGAGCGCCTCCGGCGGGCGGTCGACATCCTGACCCGGCACACCATCATGACCACCGACGAGCAGTCGAACCGGTCGGTGCAGACCGGGACGGACGATGGGAGTGGACAGCGGAGCAGCGGGACGGACTGA
- a CDS encoding AbrB/MazE/SpoVT family DNA-binding domain-containing protein — translation MGYLTDTKVSEKNLTTVPKPVRNFLGVGAGDRVEWHVEEGSIVVRKQDPDASDDSD, via the coding sequence ATGGGCTACCTCACGGATACGAAGGTCTCGGAGAAGAACCTCACCACGGTGCCGAAACCGGTTCGCAACTTCCTCGGCGTCGGCGCGGGCGACCGCGTCGAGTGGCACGTCGAGGAGGGGAGCATCGTCGTCAGGAAGCAGGACCCGGACGCGTCCGACGACTCGGACTGA
- a CDS encoding nucleotidyltransferase family protein codes for MTDGSPEERDHPPADAGDLPVVESSEVEDAEGDVDADTTPDRPTVAGLLLAAGTSSRFGERNKLLATVDGDPIVRHAARTLLDSGVDPVLVVLGHEADRVEAALDGLPVETVVNEQYETGQASSVRAGVLAVRERTPDADAVVVALGDMPFVRSETVDALVRAYGAGVGTALAAAFEGERGNPVLFDARYYDTLADTEGDTGGRAILLDGEDSALVAVDDSGVRRDVDIPGDVS; via the coding sequence ATGACCGACGGTTCTCCGGAGGAGCGCGACCACCCACCCGCGGACGCTGGCGACCTGCCGGTCGTCGAGTCGAGCGAGGTGGAGGACGCGGAGGGGGACGTGGACGCGGACACGACCCCCGACAGGCCGACGGTCGCCGGACTCCTCCTCGCCGCCGGGACGAGCAGTCGCTTCGGCGAGCGGAACAAACTCCTCGCGACCGTCGACGGCGACCCAATCGTCCGCCACGCTGCCCGGACGCTCCTCGACAGCGGCGTCGACCCGGTGCTGGTCGTCCTCGGCCACGAGGCCGACCGGGTCGAAGCGGCGCTCGACGGCCTCCCGGTCGAGACCGTGGTCAACGAGCAGTACGAGACGGGGCAGGCGTCGTCGGTCCGGGCGGGCGTGCTGGCGGTTCGCGAGCGGACGCCCGACGCGGACGCCGTCGTCGTCGCCCTCGGCGACATGCCGTTCGTCCGGAGCGAGACGGTCGACGCGCTCGTTCGCGCGTACGGGGCGGGTGTCGGGACCGCCCTCGCCGCCGCGTTCGAGGGCGAGCGAGGGAACCCGGTGCTGTTCGACGCGCGGTACTACGACACCCTGGCCGACACCGAGGGCGACACCGGCGGGCGCGCGATTCTGCTCGACGGCGAGGACAGTGCACTCGTCGCCGTCGACGACTCCGGCGTGCGTCGGGACGTCGACATCCCCGGCGACGTATCCTAG
- a CDS encoding molybdopterin molybdotransferase MoeA encodes MTAHETPADDEMLHLDDAVERVLALREEWLPRRPSERVPLDRVAGRTVADPIRAPVDVPAESHATMDGFAFDATEEYPLDLAEGVFPEDEPPPLDAGTAVRIATGAPLPSGANTVLKREEATVEDGRLSGTEIEPGTYVYQRGSNVSAGTDLFAAGDRLGAKDALLLGDLALDEVTVHERCSVGLLATGTEIHEGRHRDLDSPMLAGLVRSWGHEATYEGSVPDEVDRVESRIAELAEEYDVVVTTGGTSVGDKDYVIRALDDLGEVLFHRVRLRPGKPIAVARLPDHDAIALAIPGKPVGAHLVTTLVARPLFTGDASLPTVPARMARDVGLAVEGFTYGIPVTLDDGVAMPLGHVDSPLSVYEDTFDPSVLSSSTRAVTADGVVLTESPVAADESVDVVPYPVLER; translated from the coding sequence ATGACTGCTCACGAGACCCCCGCCGACGACGAGATGCTCCACCTGGACGACGCCGTCGAGCGCGTCCTGGCACTCCGCGAGGAGTGGCTGCCGCGCCGACCGAGCGAGCGCGTCCCGCTTGACCGGGTCGCCGGGCGGACGGTCGCCGACCCGATTCGCGCGCCGGTCGACGTCCCGGCAGAGAGCCACGCGACGATGGACGGGTTCGCCTTCGACGCGACCGAGGAGTACCCGCTCGACCTCGCCGAGGGCGTGTTCCCGGAGGACGAGCCTCCGCCGCTCGACGCGGGCACGGCGGTCAGAATCGCGACCGGTGCGCCGCTCCCGTCCGGCGCGAACACCGTCCTCAAGCGCGAGGAGGCGACCGTCGAGGACGGCCGACTGTCGGGGACCGAAATCGAACCGGGCACCTACGTCTACCAGCGAGGCAGCAACGTCTCGGCGGGGACCGACCTGTTCGCGGCGGGCGACCGGCTCGGCGCGAAGGACGCGCTGTTGCTCGGTGACCTCGCGCTCGACGAGGTGACGGTCCACGAACGCTGCTCGGTCGGACTGCTGGCGACCGGGACGGAGATACACGAGGGCCGCCATCGCGACCTCGACTCGCCGATGCTGGCCGGACTCGTCCGGTCGTGGGGTCACGAGGCGACCTACGAGGGGTCGGTTCCCGACGAGGTCGACCGCGTCGAGTCGCGCATCGCCGAACTGGCCGAGGAGTACGACGTCGTCGTCACCACGGGCGGGACGAGCGTCGGCGACAAGGACTACGTGATTCGTGCGCTCGACGACCTCGGCGAGGTGCTGTTCCACCGCGTCCGACTCCGGCCGGGCAAACCCATCGCCGTCGCGCGACTGCCCGACCACGACGCCATCGCGCTCGCCATCCCCGGCAAACCGGTCGGCGCACACCTCGTGACGACGCTCGTCGCCCGTCCCCTCTTCACCGGCGACGCGTCGCTCCCGACCGTCCCCGCACGAATGGCCCGCGACGTCGGCCTCGCCGTCGAGGGGTTCACGTACGGCATCCCCGTCACGCTCGACGATGGCGTGGCGATGCCCCTCGGCCACGTCGACTCGCCGCTCTCGGTGTACGAGGACACCTTCGACCCGAGCGTCCTCTCCTCCAGCACCCGCGCGGTGACGGCCGACGGCGTCGTCCTCACCGAGTCCCCCGTCGCCGCCGACGAGAGCGTCGACGTCGTTCCGTACCCCGTACTGGAGCGATGA
- a CDS encoding CoxG family protein: protein MRFDGEFELEDVPPEKAWIVLSDPIAVRNALKGCKYITPKDEDFSFDDYEEAEDIETLPEADPDVVAARAFEEGQEYAALMQVGVGSVKPRFETTVTIQERDSEAFRMTATGSGSASGSSFSMDSGMHIHPHDNGEGSRIEWWTEADISGRIAQLGSRVIDPVANKIVGNFFGNIEEQMSEVDEETDSSVTDRLRGLL, encoded by the coding sequence ATGAGGTTCGACGGCGAGTTCGAACTGGAGGACGTCCCGCCGGAGAAGGCGTGGATCGTCCTCTCGGACCCCATCGCGGTCAGGAACGCGCTGAAGGGCTGCAAGTACATCACGCCGAAAGACGAGGACTTCAGCTTCGACGACTACGAGGAAGCCGAGGACATCGAGACGCTCCCGGAGGCGGACCCCGACGTCGTCGCCGCCCGTGCGTTCGAGGAGGGCCAGGAGTACGCCGCGCTGATGCAGGTCGGTGTGGGGAGCGTCAAACCCCGGTTCGAGACGACCGTGACCATCCAGGAGCGGGACTCCGAGGCGTTCCGCATGACCGCGACGGGGAGCGGGAGCGCGAGCGGGAGTAGCTTCAGCATGGACTCCGGGATGCACATCCACCCGCACGACAACGGCGAGGGGTCGCGCATCGAGTGGTGGACCGAGGCGGACATCTCGGGCCGCATCGCGCAACTCGGCTCGCGGGTCATCGACCCGGTCGCCAACAAGATCGTGGGCAACTTCTTCGGCAACATCGAGGAGCAGATGAGCGAGGTCGACGAGGAGACGGATTCGAGCGTCACCGACCGGCTCCGGGGGCTGCTATGA
- a CDS encoding FAD binding domain-containing protein: MKAAPFEQHEPTTVEEAVSLLESLDDRAILAGGQSMVPMLRFRLAVPETIIDINRVEGLDRFEEDEEWLKIGALVRHADVERSALVAENYGSFADTAPLVADPQIRNRGTIAGSVAQADPKGDWGSVMLAHEGVMVAQGPDGERTIPADEFFLLPYDTTLDENELLTELRVPVPGPREGSAYRKLKRKVGDYAMVGSAARLALDDDGRIETAGVGLTAVDITNVRATDAEDHLVGERPSSALFKEAGELAAEQSNPESDEHGDASYKERMVNVLTQRALGDAAERTGVVNRRVSQ, encoded by the coding sequence ATGAAGGCCGCCCCGTTCGAACAGCACGAACCGACGACCGTCGAGGAGGCGGTGAGCCTCCTCGAGAGCCTCGACGACCGCGCCATCCTGGCCGGCGGGCAGAGCATGGTGCCGATGCTCCGGTTCCGCCTCGCGGTCCCGGAGACCATCATCGACATCAACCGCGTCGAGGGACTCGACCGTTTCGAGGAGGACGAGGAGTGGCTGAAGATCGGCGCGCTCGTCCGACACGCCGACGTCGAGCGCTCCGCGCTCGTCGCCGAGAACTACGGGAGCTTCGCGGACACGGCGCCGCTGGTCGCGGACCCGCAGATACGGAACCGCGGGACGATCGCCGGGTCGGTCGCGCAGGCGGACCCGAAGGGTGACTGGGGGAGCGTCATGCTCGCCCACGAGGGGGTGATGGTCGCGCAGGGGCCGGACGGCGAGCGGACCATCCCGGCAGACGAGTTCTTCCTGCTCCCCTACGACACGACGCTCGACGAGAACGAACTGCTCACCGAACTCCGCGTCCCGGTGCCGGGACCGCGAGAGGGGAGCGCCTACCGCAAGCTGAAGCGGAAGGTCGGCGACTACGCGATGGTCGGGTCGGCCGCCCGCCTCGCACTCGACGACGACGGGCGCATCGAGACGGCCGGCGTCGGCCTGACGGCGGTCGACATCACGAACGTCCGGGCGACCGACGCCGAGGACCACCTCGTCGGCGAACGCCCGAGTAGTGCCCTGTTCAAGGAGGCCGGTGAACTCGCCGCCGAGCAGTCGAACCCCGAGTCCGACGAGCACGGTGACGCCTCCTACAAGGAGCGCATGGTGAACGTCCTCACCCAGCGGGCGCTCGGCGACGCTGCCGAACGCACCGGCGTGGTGAATCGGAGGGTATCACAGTGA
- a CDS encoding (2Fe-2S)-binding protein — MNPTREITLTVNGTEHTIDVEPRELLVHAIREDLDLTGTHIGCDTGNCGACTVVVDGEPIKSCLMFATQADGSDLLTVEGMEDLPEADGDLHPLQEGFREEHGLQCGYCTPGMLMSGKALLDSNPDPSEQEIREAISGNLCRCTGYQNIVRSVEYAADRLAGDAEGETEEVAAADGGVTVEPPADADAPVDTDGGVAVDDDGVPVETGVAAERPFSCGVENCCGGPTTDRDHEGGDAE; from the coding sequence GTGAATCCCACACGAGAGATAACGCTGACGGTCAACGGAACGGAACACACGATAGACGTCGAACCCCGCGAGCTACTGGTCCACGCCATCCGCGAGGACCTGGACCTGACCGGGACGCACATCGGCTGTGACACCGGCAACTGCGGCGCGTGCACCGTCGTCGTGGACGGCGAACCGATCAAGTCCTGTCTGATGTTCGCGACGCAGGCCGACGGGAGCGACCTGCTCACCGTCGAGGGGATGGAGGACCTGCCGGAGGCGGACGGCGACCTCCACCCGCTGCAGGAGGGGTTCCGCGAGGAACACGGCCTGCAGTGTGGCTACTGCACGCCGGGGATGCTGATGTCGGGCAAGGCGCTGCTCGACTCGAACCCGGACCCGAGCGAGCAGGAGATACGCGAGGCCATCAGCGGCAACCTCTGTCGCTGCACCGGCTACCAGAACATCGTGAGGTCGGTCGAGTACGCCGCCGACAGACTGGCGGGCGACGCGGAGGGCGAGACCGAGGAGGTCGCCGCCGCGGACGGTGGCGTGACCGTCGAACCCCCCGCCGACGCGGACGCTCCGGTCGACACCGACGGTGGCGTCGCGGTCGACGACGACGGCGTTCCGGTCGAGACGGGCGTCGCCGCCGAGCGACCGTTCAGTTGCGGCGTCGAGAACTGCTGTGGCGGTCCGACGACCGACCGCGACCACGAGGGAGGTGACGCCGAATGA